A window of Corallococcus macrosporus DSM 14697 contains these coding sequences:
- a CDS encoding cytochrome c3 family protein, which produces MALALAGCSGPVNNQQGYMPEQPVAFSHAVHAGQYGLDCQYCHVGAEKSRHAGVPSTSVCMNCHTQVKTDSPEIQKVAAAVAENKPLAWVRIHRLPDHAYFNHASHVGAGLDCQTCHGPVQEMVRVEQKEPMTMGWCLDCHRDTAAKQVSAPPPSAPRAGELLALSSGAPAPEPLKAPRILQPPTDCSSCHR; this is translated from the coding sequence ATGGCCCTCGCCCTGGCGGGGTGCAGCGGCCCGGTGAACAACCAGCAGGGCTACATGCCCGAGCAGCCCGTGGCCTTCTCCCACGCCGTCCACGCCGGGCAGTACGGCCTGGACTGCCAGTACTGCCACGTGGGCGCGGAGAAGAGCCGCCACGCCGGCGTGCCCTCCACCAGCGTGTGCATGAACTGCCACACGCAGGTGAAGACGGACTCGCCGGAGATTCAGAAGGTCGCGGCGGCGGTGGCGGAGAACAAGCCCCTGGCGTGGGTGCGCATCCACCGCCTGCCGGACCACGCGTACTTCAACCACGCCAGCCACGTGGGCGCGGGACTGGATTGCCAGACGTGCCACGGCCCCGTGCAGGAGATGGTGCGCGTGGAGCAGAAGGAGCCCATGACGATGGGCTGGTGCCTGGACTGCCACCGCGACACGGCGGCGAAGCAGGTGTCCGCGCCGCCGCCCTCCGCGCCTCGCGCCGGAGAGCTGTTGGCCCTGTCGTCCGGCGCGCCCGCGCCAGAGCCGCTGAAGGCCCCTCGAATCCTGCAGCCCCCCACGGACTGCTCGAGCTGCCACCGCTGA
- a CDS encoding respiratory nitrate reductase subunit gamma, translated as MSEALFSAIPYVAAGAAGVGVARRWMFQRPAGEPTPWTLSGRVVLGGAVIVALNHLLGLLAPRAMQAFNASPGRLFTLEAVSLVGGLLLAWGLAGLTARRAREGQWRSAALLGLLLAQSLSGVYLAVAVRWGSAWYVHVVVPYLRSVLAFSPDATLLAQAPFIVQLHTLSGMVVLALAPFIRARPQPVAEPLLVTPREETAR; from the coding sequence GTGAGTGAGGCCCTCTTCTCCGCCATCCCCTACGTGGCGGCGGGCGCGGCCGGGGTGGGCGTGGCGCGCAGGTGGATGTTCCAGCGCCCCGCGGGTGAGCCCACGCCCTGGACGCTCTCGGGGCGCGTCGTGCTGGGCGGCGCCGTCATCGTGGCCCTCAACCACCTGCTGGGGCTGCTGGCGCCTCGGGCGATGCAGGCCTTCAACGCGTCGCCGGGGCGGCTCTTCACGCTGGAGGCGGTGAGCCTTGTTGGAGGGTTGCTGCTCGCCTGGGGCCTCGCGGGCTTGACAGCGCGCCGCGCGCGGGAAGGGCAGTGGCGCAGCGCCGCGCTGCTGGGGCTGCTGCTCGCGCAGTCCCTCTCCGGCGTCTACCTGGCGGTGGCGGTGCGCTGGGGCTCGGCCTGGTACGTCCACGTGGTGGTGCCGTACCTGCGCTCGGTGCTGGCCTTCAGCCCGGACGCGACGCTGCTGGCGCAGGCGCCCTTCATAGTCCAGCTCCACACCCTCTCCGGAATGGTGGTGCTGGCGCTGGCTCCCTTCATCCGCGCGCGGCCACAGCCTGTCGCCGAGCCCCTGCTCGTCACGCCTCGGGAGGAGACCGCCCGCTGA
- a CDS encoding c-type cytochrome translates to MRTHAQEGRPRFARRFVPVIQLLALVAAPLAGAQGATRGAALFHQRCATCHTLGEGDRVGPDLHGVLERRDEAWVTRFITSPGAVIDAGDPVATALLKQFNGIRMPDQQLTPEERGALYAFFRDCTKRGVGGCKPSPAARMGTDAAPEEVARGRRLFEGTESLAKGGPACIGCHDVRGLGVAGGGTLGPNLTFAFARMGERGMRPALAKLDTPMMAALYAKAPLEEEEQYALKAYLADVSRDGSKPRADRDFFYLGVVGMLAVLGFMGVAFGAQAKRGQP, encoded by the coding sequence ATGCGGACACACGCCCAGGAAGGACGGCCGCGCTTCGCGCGAAGGTTCGTCCCCGTCATCCAGCTCCTGGCCCTGGTGGCGGCGCCACTGGCGGGGGCGCAGGGCGCCACGCGGGGCGCGGCGCTCTTCCACCAGCGCTGCGCCACCTGTCACACGCTGGGCGAGGGCGACCGCGTGGGCCCCGACCTGCACGGCGTGCTGGAGCGGCGCGACGAGGCGTGGGTCACCCGCTTCATCACCAGCCCGGGCGCCGTCATCGACGCGGGCGACCCGGTGGCCACCGCGCTGCTGAAGCAGTTCAACGGCATCCGCATGCCGGACCAGCAGCTCACGCCGGAGGAGCGCGGCGCCCTCTACGCCTTCTTCCGCGACTGCACGAAGCGAGGTGTGGGCGGCTGCAAGCCCTCGCCCGCGGCGAGGATGGGCACGGACGCGGCGCCCGAGGAGGTCGCCCGGGGGCGCCGGCTCTTCGAGGGCACGGAGTCGCTGGCGAAGGGCGGCCCGGCCTGCATCGGCTGCCATGACGTGCGCGGCCTGGGCGTGGCGGGCGGCGGCACGCTGGGGCCCAACCTGACGTTCGCCTTCGCGCGCATGGGCGAGCGGGGCATGCGGCCCGCGCTGGCGAAGCTGGACACGCCGATGATGGCCGCGCTGTACGCGAAGGCGCCGCTGGAGGAGGAGGAGCAATACGCCCTCAAGGCGTACCTCGCGGACGTGTCGCGCGACGGCAGCAAGCCCCGCGCGGACCGGGACTTCTTCTACCTGGGCGTCGTCGGGATGCTCGCGGTGCTCGGGTTCATGGGCGTCGCCTTCGGCGCGCAAGCCAAGCGAGGTCAGCCGTGA
- a CDS encoding cytochrome-c peroxidase, which yields MIQNRWVSLLSLSAMGVSALAGCERTPPPVAEPVAAPEAQKLPAPKPMTPEQLAHFFKPLPRRKDAPPPPQDTEAQVALGRMLYFEPRLSKNHDVSCNTCHGLTTFGVDNKALSDGHKGLKGTRNSPTVYNAAGHIAQFWDGRADTLEAQATGPILNPVEMAMPDEKRVVATLTSIPEYTKRFREAFPGEKKPVTMANAARAIAAFERKLVTTSRFDAFVGGKHDALSEQEQRGLQLFATTGCTTCHNGPAVGGTSFQKLGLIEDYPGLKDAGRFDATKNEDDRGKFRVPTLLNVDKTGPYLHDGSVVELPRMVRLMAKHQLARTLTDAEVDDLVAFLKSLTGELPPAELIAPPELPPSTAKTPKPDPS from the coding sequence ATGATTCAGAACCGGTGGGTCTCGCTGCTCTCGCTGTCCGCGATGGGCGTCAGTGCGCTCGCGGGATGTGAGCGCACACCGCCACCCGTCGCCGAGCCCGTGGCCGCGCCGGAAGCGCAGAAGCTGCCGGCGCCCAAGCCGATGACGCCCGAGCAGCTCGCGCACTTCTTCAAGCCGCTGCCCCGGCGCAAGGACGCGCCGCCCCCGCCCCAGGACACCGAGGCGCAGGTGGCGCTGGGCCGCATGCTCTACTTCGAGCCGCGCCTGTCCAAGAACCACGACGTGTCCTGCAACACCTGCCACGGCCTGACGACCTTCGGCGTGGACAACAAGGCGCTGTCGGACGGGCACAAGGGGCTGAAGGGCACGCGCAACTCGCCCACCGTGTACAACGCGGCGGGGCACATCGCGCAGTTCTGGGACGGGCGCGCGGACACGCTGGAGGCGCAGGCCACCGGGCCCATCCTCAACCCGGTGGAGATGGCCATGCCGGACGAGAAGCGCGTGGTGGCCACGCTGACCTCCATCCCGGAGTACACGAAGCGCTTCCGCGAGGCCTTCCCGGGGGAGAAGAAGCCCGTCACCATGGCCAACGCCGCGCGCGCCATCGCCGCCTTCGAGCGCAAGCTCGTCACGACGTCCCGCTTCGACGCCTTCGTGGGCGGCAAGCACGACGCGCTCTCCGAGCAGGAGCAGCGGGGCCTCCAGCTCTTCGCCACCACCGGCTGCACCACGTGCCACAACGGCCCGGCGGTGGGCGGCACGTCCTTCCAGAAGCTGGGCCTCATCGAGGACTACCCGGGCCTGAAGGACGCGGGCCGCTTCGACGCCACGAAGAACGAGGATGACCGGGGCAAGTTCCGCGTGCCCACGCTCCTCAACGTGGACAAGACGGGGCCGTACCTGCACGACGGCAGCGTGGTGGAGCTGCCGCGGATGGTGCGGCTGATGGCGAAGCACCAGCTCGCGCGCACCCTGACGGACGCGGAGGTGGACGACCTGGTCGCCTTCCTCAAGAGCCTCACGGGGGAGTTGCCCCCCGCCGAGCTCATCGCCCCGCCGGAGCTGCCCCCCAGCACCGCGAAGACGCCCAAGCCGGACCCGTCTTGA